One region of Vigna angularis cultivar LongXiaoDou No.4 chromosome 10, ASM1680809v1, whole genome shotgun sequence genomic DNA includes:
- the LOC128194423 gene encoding secreted RxLR effector protein 161-like, with product MMKEFKEDMMKTFEMTDLGLMNYFLGIEVKQDKEGILLSQKKYIEALLKKFKMNGCKPLTTPLVVNEKLQKDDGAQEADASRYRSLIGSLLYLTATRPDIMYATSLLSRFMQKPSQIHYGVGKRILRYLQGKKEFGIWYKTMTNSRMIGYTDSDWAGSMDDMKTTSGYAFSLGSGILSWASKKQATVAQSTAEAEYVAAAETTSQAIWLRRLLEEMGHYRKSVIFRRNNTDGLCGLR from the coding sequence atgatgaaagaatttaaagaagacATGATGAAGACATTTGAAATGACCGACCTTGGCTTAATGAACTATTTCCTCGGTATAGAGGTGAAACAAGACAAGGAAGGTATACTTCtctctcaaaagaaatatattgaagctCTATTAAAGAAGTTCAAGATGAATGGTTGTAAACCTCTCACTACTCCGCTGGTGGTAAACGAGAAACTACAAAAAGATGATGGAGCACAAGAGGCAGATGCATCGCGCTATAGGAGTTTAATTGGAAGTCTCCTGTATCTCACAGCCACACGACCAGACATTATGTATGCTACAAGTCTTCTATCAAGATTCATGCAAAAGCCAAGTCAGATTCATTATGGAGtaggaaaaagaattttaagatatctaCAAGGCAAAAAGGAGTTTGGTATATGGTACAAAACCATGACTAACTCAAGGATGATTGGTTACACAGATAGTGATTGGGCAGGATCAATGGACGACATGAAAACTACGTCAGGATATGCTTTCTCACTAGGATCAGGTATTTTATCTTGGGCATCAAAGAAGCAAGCAACCGTGGCACAATCAACAGcagaagcagagtatgtagcagCTGCTGAAACCACAAGTCAAGCAATATGGCTACGAAGATTACTTGAAGAAATGGGTCACTACAGGAAAAGCGTTATTTTCCGAAGGAATAATACCGACGGTCTCTGTGGCCTTCGGTAA
- the LOC108335368 gene encoding xyloglucan O-acetyltransferase 1 isoform X2, translating to MRFGSMKLLPPIGLLCFAVYFYYLFFTLTPSQPLHLPEFVSTINQSSLSASTLPVDEKLCDYSNGKWVRTKRGPLYNGSSCVKIFKNRNCLSNGRPDSGFLHWRWKPSECHLPRFDPNIFLQLISNKRVAFVGDSLSRNHLSSLLCMLSTVSKPKIVHHRGSHWWLFRSHNAILSFYWSPFLVEGDQRKIPGPHYNTVYLDRVNMRWARDIDQMDMIVLSFGHWFMVPSVFYEGGKVLGCMRHPVSNCTVNIGFGGPIRRALRTALNSIIERKIGKGNNGVDVIVRTYSPSHFEGSWDKGGTCSKTKPYAIGQRQLEGEDAQIRMIEMEEVENAKKRAKKLRGFRLEVLDVTKLALLRPDGHPGAYMNPFPFANGVPKVVQNDCVHWCLPGPVDTWSEVLVQMMKHMARVAKE from the exons ATGAGATTTGGTAGCATGAAGCTTCTACCACCCATTGGGTTGCTTTGCTTTGCTGTTTACTTTTACTatctctttttcactctcactccTTCTCAACCTCTTCACCTTCCCGAATTCGTTTCCACCATCAACCAATCTTCTCTCTCAGCTTCTACACTTCCAG TAGATGAGAAGCTATGTGATTACTCCAATGGCAAATGGGTTCGTACCAAAAGAGGCCCTTTGTATAATGGTAGCAGCtgtgttaaaatttttaaaaaccgGAACTGTTTATCCAATGGAAGGCCTGATTCGGGGTTCCTTCACTGGAGATGGAAGCCAAGTGAGTGCCATCTTCCAAGGTTTGACCCTAACATTTTTCTCCAACTCATAAGCAACAAGCGTGTGGCTTTTGTTGGGGATTCATTGTCCAGGAACCACCTAAGCTCCCTTCTTTGCATGTTGTCTACTGTTTCAAAACCTAAAATTGTTCACCACCGAGGTTCTCATTGGTGGCTGTTTCGTTCGCACAACGCAATCTTGTCCTTCTATTGGTCCCCATTTCTTGTGGAAGGTGATCAAAGAAAAATCCCGGGACCACATTATAACACTGTTTATTTGGATCGTGTTAATATGAGGTGGGCAAGGGATATTGATCAAATGGACATGATTGTGTTGTCCTTTGGGCACTGGTTTATGGTTCCTTCAGTTTTCTACGAGGGTGGTAAAGTTTTAGGGTGCATGAGGCATCCTGTTTCCAATTGCACGGTTAATATTGGTTTTGGTGGTCCAATAAGAAGGGCTTTGAGGACTGCTCTTAATAGCATAATTGAGAGGAAGATTGGTAAAGGAAATAATGGTGTTGATGTGATTGTAAGAACATATTCACCTTCTCATTTTGAAGGTTCTTGGGATAAGGGGGGTACTTGTTCAAAGACCAAGCCTTATGCAATTGGACAGAGACAACTTGAAGGGGAGGATGCCCAGATAAGAATGATTGAgatggaagaagtggaaaatGCTAAGAAAAGAGCCAAAAAATTAAGAGGGTTTAGGTTGGAGGTACTTGACGTAACAAAGTTAGCATTGTTGAGACCAGATGGCCACCCTGGTGCCTATATGAATCCTTTCCCATTTGCTAATGGTGTTCCAAAGGTTGTGCAGAATGATTGTGTGCATTGGTGTTTGCCTGGGCCTGTAGACACATGGAGTGAGGTTTTGGTGCAGATGATGAAACACATGGCACGAGTGGCGAAGGAGTGA
- the LOC108335368 gene encoding xyloglucan O-acetyltransferase 1 isoform X1, giving the protein MRFGSMKLLPPIGLLCFAVYFYYLFFTLTPSQPLHLPEFVSTINQSSLSASTLPVMAVDEKLCDYSNGKWVRTKRGPLYNGSSCVKIFKNRNCLSNGRPDSGFLHWRWKPSECHLPRFDPNIFLQLISNKRVAFVGDSLSRNHLSSLLCMLSTVSKPKIVHHRGSHWWLFRSHNAILSFYWSPFLVEGDQRKIPGPHYNTVYLDRVNMRWARDIDQMDMIVLSFGHWFMVPSVFYEGGKVLGCMRHPVSNCTVNIGFGGPIRRALRTALNSIIERKIGKGNNGVDVIVRTYSPSHFEGSWDKGGTCSKTKPYAIGQRQLEGEDAQIRMIEMEEVENAKKRAKKLRGFRLEVLDVTKLALLRPDGHPGAYMNPFPFANGVPKVVQNDCVHWCLPGPVDTWSEVLVQMMKHMARVAKE; this is encoded by the exons ATGAGATTTGGTAGCATGAAGCTTCTACCACCCATTGGGTTGCTTTGCTTTGCTGTTTACTTTTACTatctctttttcactctcactccTTCTCAACCTCTTCACCTTCCCGAATTCGTTTCCACCATCAACCAATCTTCTCTCTCAGCTTCTACACTTCCAG taatggCAGTAGATGAGAAGCTATGTGATTACTCCAATGGCAAATGGGTTCGTACCAAAAGAGGCCCTTTGTATAATGGTAGCAGCtgtgttaaaatttttaaaaaccgGAACTGTTTATCCAATGGAAGGCCTGATTCGGGGTTCCTTCACTGGAGATGGAAGCCAAGTGAGTGCCATCTTCCAAGGTTTGACCCTAACATTTTTCTCCAACTCATAAGCAACAAGCGTGTGGCTTTTGTTGGGGATTCATTGTCCAGGAACCACCTAAGCTCCCTTCTTTGCATGTTGTCTACTGTTTCAAAACCTAAAATTGTTCACCACCGAGGTTCTCATTGGTGGCTGTTTCGTTCGCACAACGCAATCTTGTCCTTCTATTGGTCCCCATTTCTTGTGGAAGGTGATCAAAGAAAAATCCCGGGACCACATTATAACACTGTTTATTTGGATCGTGTTAATATGAGGTGGGCAAGGGATATTGATCAAATGGACATGATTGTGTTGTCCTTTGGGCACTGGTTTATGGTTCCTTCAGTTTTCTACGAGGGTGGTAAAGTTTTAGGGTGCATGAGGCATCCTGTTTCCAATTGCACGGTTAATATTGGTTTTGGTGGTCCAATAAGAAGGGCTTTGAGGACTGCTCTTAATAGCATAATTGAGAGGAAGATTGGTAAAGGAAATAATGGTGTTGATGTGATTGTAAGAACATATTCACCTTCTCATTTTGAAGGTTCTTGGGATAAGGGGGGTACTTGTTCAAAGACCAAGCCTTATGCAATTGGACAGAGACAACTTGAAGGGGAGGATGCCCAGATAAGAATGATTGAgatggaagaagtggaaaatGCTAAGAAAAGAGCCAAAAAATTAAGAGGGTTTAGGTTGGAGGTACTTGACGTAACAAAGTTAGCATTGTTGAGACCAGATGGCCACCCTGGTGCCTATATGAATCCTTTCCCATTTGCTAATGGTGTTCCAAAGGTTGTGCAGAATGATTGTGTGCATTGGTGTTTGCCTGGGCCTGTAGACACATGGAGTGAGGTTTTGGTGCAGATGATGAAACACATGGCACGAGTGGCGAAGGAGTGA